Within the Prochlorococcus sp. MIT 1300 genome, the region GCGATTAAGTTCACGCAAGTGAGCTTGAAAATTTTTATATTCAAACTTTTCTTTTATATCTGGCACTCTGGGTTTGCTATATGCTAAAACAATAGCATAACAAAAAGATTGATGTCTTATTTCAGTGATGTCGAATTGAAAGGATTTGGATTTAAAAGCTTAGGGAATGATGTGCGTATTAGCACTAAGGCAAGTGTTTATGACTGTAGCAAGATAAGCATTGAGGATCATGTTCGAATTGATGATTTCTGCCTTTTGTCAGGGGCTCTAAAGATTGGTCGCTTTACACATCTAGCACCTTATTGCATGCTTGCAGGAGGATTGAAAGGTATTTGTATAGGGTCATATGTAACCTTGGCTTATGGGGTAAAGATCTTTAGTGAAACGGATGATTATTCAGGTGCTTCCGCGGTTGGATCTTTAATGCCAGAAAATTTAAAGAAGGTTAGAAGAAAAACCACTGAAATAGGTTCTATTTCTTTGCTTGGAACCAATTCTATTGTTTTGCCAGGTTGTCACCTAGGAGAGGGAGTTGCTTTAGGAGCAGCCACAGTAGTGACAAAGGAGTTAGATCCATGGTGGATTTATATTGGATCCCCAGCAAAAGCTTATAAACCTAGGGAGCAAAAGGTAAAGAAATTAGTTAGAGAAATAATTGAGGCAAAATAGTAATGATTCCTTTTAATAAGCCTTACTTATCTGGAAATGAACTTGAATATATTAGAAAAGCTGCCACATTGGGTCAATTATCTGGTGATGGGCATTTCACCAAACTTTCTAAAAAATGGTTAGATGATTACTACAGTCCAGCAAAAACTTTATTAACACACTCTTGCACAGGAGCACTAGAAATAGCTGCTTTGCTTTTGGAACTTGAGCCAGGCGATGAAATTATTTTACCTTCGTATACTTTTGTTAGCTCTGCAAATGCTTTTGTTTTACGTGGAGCCACCCCTGTTTTTGTAGATGTTGATCCAGTTAATTTCTGTATAGATGTCCATCAAGTTAGGAAAGCTATTACAAGTAAAACGAAGGCAATTCTTTGTGTTCATTATGCAGGTTTATCATGTGATATGACTACATTAGTGAATCTATCAAAAGAATTTTCTATACCTTTAATTGAAGATGCGGCTCAGGCTTTTGGTTCTACCTATAAAGGTAGAAAATTAGGGACATTTGGAGATTTAGCAACATTTAGTTTTCATGAAACTAAGAATATTATTTCAGGAGAAGGTGGTTGCTTATTAGTAAATAATCAAAAGTATTATAATAGAGCAGAGATAATTCGAGAGAAAGGCACTAATCGATCTAGTTTTTTTAGAGGTCAGACTGACAAGTATACTTGGATTGATTTAGGCTCTAGTTTTTTGCCTGGTGAACTGATTTCTGCTTTTTTACTTGCACAACTTGAGTCCAGCTCTCAAATCCTTAATATGAGACTAAATTTATGGAATTCTTATTATAAAATGCTTCAATCTCTTCAGGAGAAAGATAAAATCAAATTACCCTTTATTTCGGGTGAAATATCACATAATGCACATATGTTTTTTGTGTTGTGTTCGAATTTAATTGAACGACAAGCATTGATAAAATATTTGCGAGACCAGGGCATTCAGGCTGTATTTCATTATGTCCCTTTACACTCCTCGCCAGCAGGTCAAAGATTTGGCAGAATCTCTGGCAAATTGCAAAATACAATAAAAGCCTCTGACTGTCTTCTTAGACTTCCTTTATTCCCTAACTTAAGCTCTGAGCAAGTACTTTATATATGTTCTGCAATCGAGTCTTTTTATACATGCATTTAAATTAGGGGTTTTTAATCAGTTTGAAGCCACGTTGAATAAGCCTTCGAAAAGGTTGATCCATCATAGAACCTTTTCCTGAAATAGATATAGCTTCTGAGCCAGAGCCTTCCTCTAGAGCTTGAATGCTTCCCCACAGAGCTTTGTCATTAAGAGGATGTGGTGGAACCATTGTTGGTATTCCTTTTTGCTGCAATGCATATGAAAAGTGCATATCTTCACCACAAAAATCTATACCTGCAACATCTTCTTTGTAACGCCAATATGTTTTCAACCAGTTGGTTTTAAAAAACCAACTATGTCCTACTATATCCACTTGCTTAGCGTTCTCAATTGGAAGCGGCCACCCATAACGAATATGATCCATATAGGATGTAGAAGACTGGTAGATAAGTCCAACAGTTCCATATAAAGCTTCTACTTTGGACATTTCCCAACAACAGTTTTCTATCCATCTGTTACCTGGAACTGTATCATCATCAAAAACTACTGTGTATTCAGTAAGGTTGTTTAGAGAGTAAGAAAATCTTGCCCATACCCCTAAATTCTCATCTGAAATAACAAATTTAGCAAGTGGCATCCTCCGCTTAATCTTTTCAATCTCATTTTTATCCTTATAACTATTGACCCAAATAATTATCTTTGAAATAGGGTAACTTTGCTGAAGTAATGCATCATAGATTTTCACTGCACATTCAGGTCTCCTATACAGATTAATGACCGCCGTGACTTTATGCTTCCACAAAACACTAGATGACAAATGAGCCATGCCACCTGAACCGCCTAATGTAACTGACGAATCCATGACCTTTAGCTCCTTCTCTACCTTTTTCTCGTTTTCGTCGAATAAAATATGATCACCAATAGAAATTACAATATTCCATGGCATTAATGAATATAAATGTGCAGCAATTAAATCCCGCTCATCTTTTTCTATAATAGGATCTATAATTATAAATGATCTTTGTGAGGTCTTTAAATCTTGTACCAATCTATTTTTACCTAGGCTTATGAATTGGCTAATTGAATCTTTGTTTAGGATTCTATGAAACTTAAACTTATCAATATTATCCATACTTAAGGTACCTATCTGATCTAGTAACATCAGATCCCAAATTGGATTAGATACTTTAATCTTTGCCTCCTTAGAGATGAATGCAATATTTACTTTAAATTTAGTTTTATACTGATTAATAGTCTTTATTAGTCCACCGCAGTCGTAGAGAAGAGAAGAAACACCACTAGCTGAGAATAACTGACTTTTACCCTCTACTAATTGATAAGCGTCTTTAAGACTCACTAGATGATAGTGAGTCTTATTAAATGCATGCCAGAAATCAGGAGAATTTTGGTAGTCAGGGTAGCGGTCATCTAATTGGTTCTCGGAATATAAATTTCCCTCGGTTATTAAACATCCTTCACCTAGTAAGCTATTAGAAGAAAGCTCTTCTAATTTCTGCTGAATAGAATAGATGTTTTTTTCCACGTACCCTCTATACTTGTATAGGTGTATGCTTTGAATTCCAACATTCTGATTTCATGATTCTATAATATAAATTATTTCTTGTAAAGAGCTTACTCTTTTGCAAGGCGCTAAGTCTCATATCATCGTATTTTTCCCAATTGCTGAGCACTTCCCCAATCTTTTTTTCCATATCCTCCATTGATTCAAAATATATGAAATCTTTACCTTCTTCATAGAAGTCTTCAACCAGATTCCAATTATCTTTTTCAACTAGATTCAATGTTCCTAGAGCGGCCGCCTCATTAAATCGCGATTTAAACTGAGGTACATAACCATTATTTAAATCATTAAATGCCTGATTCTCTTCCCATCGAGGCCTCCGTTTAATATTTTCAATGGCCTCAGTACCAACGGGATAAGAATTAAAGCATATGGAGATTTTACAGTTACTTATTACTTTATATTTATCTACCGGTGATAAGTTTATGTTCGTCGCCATCGGCAACGCTAACCCTGTTAATTGATTTATACCCTTGGTCATTGTTATGTATCTGTAGTTAAACTGTTTGAATATTTCTAGCATATGGAGATATTTAACGTTATGAATTCCACCATGATATATGACATCATAATCCTTTTTAGCTAATGGATTTACTCCATTAGGAATAGAAACAGGATAGAAAATATATTTATAACGATTACTTCCTTCTAGTTTATTCATCCAATGACAACTAAAAGGGCAGATACCATATATTTCGTCAAAGACACCATTAGCATCATGTATAAAATTATCACTACTATACTCTGTAGGCATAGTCACATTTAAGTACTTAATTTTTCTAAAGCAAGACCTGACCTTTGCTTTGCTTAGCCCTTTTTCTAAAATACGATATCCATAGAAAAGTACCTCTTCACAATATTCTTGGTTGTCTTTTGCAAACTCCTCTAAGTCCAAGTCATATAAATTTGTTCCAGGTATCTCTGAATTTAAATAACTGATTACTTTCATAGATACACACCTCGTGCATTTGGATTTATTCCATACTTGATGAATATTTCATCCAGCTCTTTCTTGTATTCTGATATGTTCCATTTGCCACCTACTATTGCTGTACAGATATGTGGAGTAATTGAAGAATCATAATGATACATACCTCGCTTTTCTTCATTATCATAAAACAACAAGCCTTGAAATCCCATATCTCTACAGATTTGACTTCCCAAAACCTCCTGCTGCAACCCCCCTTTTCTAGCTATTTCAGAATCTATGCTCATAGAGTAGATATCTAAGAGCCTAGCTCTGTTCCAAATTGAGACCTGTTGTGTAAAAAGAGTATCAGAGTCTGACTCTATTTCAAATAAATACTTATGATTGGTTGCCCTAATTTTTTCAGGTCCTCTGACTAGCTTTACAAAATCCCATTTGTTATTATCATCCCTAATTAAATTATGGATATAATTAAATTCATTTTTTCTTGGTACCCCAGATGGAATACAGTCCTCATTCGCTATTAAAACAGTCTCTTCCTTTATTTTTTTAAGGCAAAATAAGTACTGCAGGTTGTACGATAACTCTTGAGGGTATATTAGATAATTCAAGTGTACGCCCCATTTTTCTTTTATCTCAACCAAGGCTTTACTCTCCTTGCTTGTTAAAAGATAGATTCTGTCAAACAATCTATCCCAAGCAAACCTTTTGAGTTCGCCAAAGAAAGGCTCCCAAACATCCTCTGAACTACTGTGACTATTCACTATTAAAGCAATACTCATCTCATCACACAAAAGCAATCAAATTCTAGAGATAGAAACTAGGAATGTCCACTTGCTTCTCTTGCTAATTTAATATCAGTTATTAGTCTATAGCCTTTAGCTTTTGTATTCAATTTACTTTGACCTTTGTCTTCATATGTGCTAAAATTACAAAAAAAGTTAAATGAAAATAGCTTGCCGTATATGTGGCTCGCATAATCTTGAGCCTTGTATTGATCTAGGTGACCAGCCCTGGTGTAATAACTTTCTTACATCAGAACAAATAGGCACAGAGCCTTCCTATCCTTTAAGAGTTGTTTATTGCCATGATTGCCATACTTCACAGCTTGATTTTACTGTTAAAAAGGAAATCATGTTTGGAGATCATACCTATCTATCAGGTGTCACCAAGTCTTTGTCAAATCATTTCCTATCAATAGCCAAAATTACCCTTGATAATTTTTTTGAAGGTAGCAATAGATCTTTAATAAACGTTTTAGATATTGGGTCAAATGATGGTACACAGCTGAAGCATTATAAAAACTCTGGTTGTAATGTTTTAGGTGTTGAGTCTTCAAAAACCACAGCGACCATCGCCTCTCAAGCAGGAATCAATACCCTAAATGAGTTTTTTAATGAGCAAGTAGCATTGAGAATATCTGAAAAGCAAAATATTATCAATGCTTCAGGTGTTTTCTTCCATCTTGAAGAACTTCATTCTGTGACTAGAGGTATCAAACACTTGCTTGATAAGGATGGAGTATTTGTAGTTCAGTTTTTATATATGAAATCTATTGTAGAAAATAATGCATTTGATCAAATTTACCATGAACACCTACTTTATTACACTTTATCTACAATTACAAAACTATTGTCAATACATGAGCTTTCTATAGAAGATGCGTTTTTAGCCCCAATTCATGGAGGCTCAATGATATGTTTTGTTAGGCATACAGATCGATGTAAGCCTACTAAACGATATAAAGAGCTTTTAGCGCAGGAGGAAATTAGTCAAATCAATACCTTTTCATCATATTTATCTTTTTCCAGACGTATTGAAGAATTTAAGATTCGTGATATGGATTACCTCTATCAAGCCAAAAAGTTAGGCAAAACCATTTATGGTTTCGGCGCACCAGTTAAAGGCAATACTCTTTTAAATTACTTTGGCATAGGTAAGGATGTTTTAGATTATTTAGTGGAAAAAAATGAATTAAGGGATGGACTATTTAGTCCAGGCATGCATATACCTATAAAACTTGAAAAGGATTTAACCCAACTTCCAGATATATATTATGTTTTAGCATGGAATTTTCGCGACGAGATATTAGCCAATAATCAAGAATTGATTGATAATGGAGTAGAGTTTTATTTCCCAGTCAATCCAGCTTGAACCATGAGGGTATTCGTAACTGGTTCGAGAGGCTTCTTGGGTCGTCATCTAGTACCTTTTTTACAAAGTCAAGCTATTGAGGTTGATAATCCATCGCGTAAAGAACTGGATCTTATGGATTTTGACGCTTTACAGTCTTATTCGCAGAAAAAATATGATCGTATATATCACCTTGCTGCATGGACACAGGCTGGAGATTTTTGTTTACGTTACCCTGGTGATCAGTGGGTTAATAATCAAATCCTGAACACAAATGTACTTAAATGGTGGTCAGAGTTACAACCTCAGGCAAGACTAATTTTTATGGGCACTAGTTGCTCATATTCTCCTGAACTTCCTCTTGTAGAATCCAACTATATGAAAGGTCAACCAATAGATAGCCTCTATACTTATGCAATGACCAAAAGAATGCTTTTAGTAGGTGCTCAGTCCTTAAGTAAGCAGTATGATCTAACTTATAATTGTTTTATACCATCAACTCTATATGGAGGAAACTACCATTCTGATGGACGACAAATGCATTTTATATTTGATTTAATTCGAAAGATTGTATCAGCATCAAAAACTGGATCCAAAGCTGTTCTATGGGGAGATGGGAATCAGAGGAGGGAACTTGTTCACGTCAAGGATTTCGTGAGCATTATGGAGTTTCTTATACCCAAGTTAAATAATGATCTTATAAACATAGGAGCTGGTATAGACTATTCAATAAAAGAATTTGCAAATACCATATGTGAGTTGACAAAAACTACTACTAAGGTTGTTGAATATGACAAAACCAAATATGTTGGAGCAAAATCCAAATGTTTAAATATCGACAAGTTGCAATACATTTACCCACAGTTGGAGTATCTTCCATTGCGCACAGGCCTTAACGACTCAATAGCCTGGTACCTCACTACTCAGGACTAAGATTTTGTTGGTTGTTACAAAAACGCCTCTGAGAATAAGCTTTTTAGGAGGAGGTACAGATTATAAGTCTTATTTTCATCGAAAACCAGGTGCAGTTCTTGGCATGTCAATTGATAAGTATATATTTATTGCTTCAGTAGATATGGATGGAATACAAGACTATAGATACCGCGTCTCATATTCCAAGATTGAACAAGTAAATTCCAAAGAACAAATTGAACATCCTGTTATCAAAGCAGTTTTAAGTGAACGTTCTATTAACGAGAATCTTGATATAAGCATTATTTCCGATATGCCAGCCAATTCTGGATTGGGCAGCTCCTCAGCGTTTACTGTAGGCCTCTTGCGTATGCTTAATGCAAGATATGAGGTAAGAGCTACTAAGTTAGATCTAGCCTTAGAGGCTATTTATGTAGAGAAAGAACTGCTTAATGAGAATGTAGGTATTCAAGACCAGCTACACTGTTCATTTGGTGGTATAAATAGGTTCGATTTCTTTCAAGATGATATTAAGGTTTCTCCTGTTGTTATGAGAGGAGAATGTCAGTCAACATTACTTGATTCCCTATTCCTTGTTTATACAGGTATTAAGCGACATGCTTCACAAGTTCTAGATAATCAAATCCAGAAAACAATAGATGGATCAAATGATAAATACCTTGAGGAGATGTACAAAATGGTAGCTGAAGGCTCCGAAATTCTTTCAAATCCTGATCCTACTTCTCTTCTTGTCGATTTTGCTAATCTACTTTCCAAAGGTTGGCATTTAAAGAAGCAACTCAGCAAATCCATCAGTGACCCACAAATAGATCAACTCTATGAAAGATGTCTTTCTGCTGGAGCTTTAGGAGCAAAACTATGTGGAGCTGGTGCTGGTGGTTTTTTACTTTGTATAGTGCCAGAGCAAAATCG harbors:
- the rffA gene encoding dTDP-4-amino-4,6-dideoxygalactose transaminase encodes the protein MIPFNKPYLSGNELEYIRKAATLGQLSGDGHFTKLSKKWLDDYYSPAKTLLTHSCTGALEIAALLLELEPGDEIILPSYTFVSSANAFVLRGATPVFVDVDPVNFCIDVHQVRKAITSKTKAILCVHYAGLSCDMTTLVNLSKEFSIPLIEDAAQAFGSTYKGRKLGTFGDLATFSFHETKNIISGEGGCLLVNNQKYYNRAEIIREKGTNRSSFFRGQTDKYTWIDLGSSFLPGELISAFLLAQLESSSQILNMRLNLWNSYYKMLQSLQEKDKIKLPFISGEISHNAHMFFVLCSNLIERQALIKYLRDQGIQAVFHYVPLHSSPAGQRFGRISGKLQNTIKASDCLLRLPLFPNLSSEQVLYICSAIESFYTCI
- a CDS encoding glycosyltransferase; protein product: MKVISYLNSEIPGTNLYDLDLEEFAKDNQEYCEEVLFYGYRILEKGLSKAKVRSCFRKIKYLNVTMPTEYSSDNFIHDANGVFDEIYGICPFSCHWMNKLEGSNRYKYIFYPVSIPNGVNPLAKKDYDVIYHGGIHNVKYLHMLEIFKQFNYRYITMTKGINQLTGLALPMATNINLSPVDKYKVISNCKISICFNSYPVGTEAIENIKRRPRWEENQAFNDLNNGYVPQFKSRFNEAAALGTLNLVEKDNWNLVEDFYEEGKDFIYFESMEDMEKKIGEVLSNWEKYDDMRLSALQKSKLFTRNNLYYRIMKSECWNSKHTPIQV
- a CDS encoding class I SAM-dependent methyltransferase, which gives rise to MKIACRICGSHNLEPCIDLGDQPWCNNFLTSEQIGTEPSYPLRVVYCHDCHTSQLDFTVKKEIMFGDHTYLSGVTKSLSNHFLSIAKITLDNFFEGSNRSLINVLDIGSNDGTQLKHYKNSGCNVLGVESSKTTATIASQAGINTLNEFFNEQVALRISEKQNIINASGVFFHLEELHSVTRGIKHLLDKDGVFVVQFLYMKSIVENNAFDQIYHEHLLYYTLSTITKLLSIHELSIEDAFLAPIHGGSMICFVRHTDRCKPTKRYKELLAQEEISQINTFSSYLSFSRRIEEFKIRDMDYLYQAKKLGKTIYGFGAPVKGNTLLNYFGIGKDVLDYLVEKNELRDGLFSPGMHIPIKLEKDLTQLPDIYYVLAWNFRDEILANNQELIDNGVEFYFPVNPA
- a CDS encoding NAD-dependent epimerase/dehydratase family protein encodes the protein MRVFVTGSRGFLGRHLVPFLQSQAIEVDNPSRKELDLMDFDALQSYSQKKYDRIYHLAAWTQAGDFCLRYPGDQWVNNQILNTNVLKWWSELQPQARLIFMGTSCSYSPELPLVESNYMKGQPIDSLYTYAMTKRMLLVGAQSLSKQYDLTYNCFIPSTLYGGNYHSDGRQMHFIFDLIRKIVSASKTGSKAVLWGDGNQRRELVHVKDFVSIMEFLIPKLNNDLINIGAGIDYSIKEFANTICELTKTTTKVVEYDKTKYVGAKSKCLNIDKLQYIYPQLEYLPLRTGLNDSIAWYLTTQD
- a CDS encoding GHMP kinase encodes the protein MLVVTKTPLRISFLGGGTDYKSYFHRKPGAVLGMSIDKYIFIASVDMDGIQDYRYRVSYSKIEQVNSKEQIEHPVIKAVLSERSINENLDISIISDMPANSGLGSSSAFTVGLLRMLNARYEVRATKLDLALEAIYVEKELLNENVGIQDQLHCSFGGINRFDFFQDDIKVSPVVMRGECQSTLLDSLFLVYTGIKRHASQVLDNQIQKTIDGSNDKYLEEMYKMVAEGSEILSNPDPTSLLVDFANLLSKGWHLKKQLSKSISDPQIDQLYERCLSAGALGAKLCGAGAGGFLLCIVPEQNRLNFLSDLADTSVVKISMDTEGSQVMLRG